One window of the Trifolium pratense cultivar HEN17-A07 linkage group LG2, ARS_RC_1.1, whole genome shotgun sequence genome contains the following:
- the LOC123908609 gene encoding heat shock 70 kDa protein, mitochondrial-like, translated as MAAATALLRSLRRRDVASASFSTLRSLTGNTKPAYVGNSWSSLSRPFSSRPAGNDVIGIDLGTTNSCVSVMEGKNPKVIENSEGARTTPSVVAFNQKGELLVGTPAKRQAVTNPTNTLSGIKRLIGRRFDDAQTQKEMKMVPFKIVKAPNGDAWVEANGQQYSPSQIGAFVLTKMKETAESYLGKTLTQAVITVPAYFNDAQRQATKDAGRIAGLEVLRIINEPTAAALSYGMNNKEGLIAVFDLGGGTFDVSILEISNGVFEVKATNGDTFLGGEDFDNALLDFLVNEFKRTESIDLSKDKLALQRLREAAEKAKIELSSTSQTEINLPFITADASGAKHLNITLTRSKFEALVNDLIERTRAPCLSCLKDANISTKDVDEVLLVGGMTRVPKVQEVVSAIFGKSPSKGVNPDEAVAMGAALQGGILRGDVKELLLLDVTPLSLGIETLGGIFTRLINRNTTIPTKKSQVFSTAADNQTQVGIKVLQGERQMASDNKMLGEFELVGIPPSPRGMPQIEVTFDIDANGIVTVSAKDKSTGKEQQITIRSSGGLSDDEIEKMVKEAELHAQKDEERKALIDVRNSADTSIYSIEKSLAEYKEKIPSEVAKEIETAVSDLRSAMAGDDVDEIKSKLNAANKAVSKIGEHMGGGGSSGGPSSGGGSEGGDQAPEAEYEEVKK; from the exons ATGGCTGCTGCCACCGCCTTGCTCCGCTCTCTCCGTCGCCGAGACGTTGCTTCTGCTTCCTTCTCTACTCTTCGTTCG TTGACAGGCAACACTAAGCCTGCATATGTAGGTAACAGTTGGTCAAGTTTGTCTCGACCATTCAG TTCAAGGCCTGCTGGAAATGATGTCATTGGAATTGATTTGGGTACAACTAATTCATGTGTTTCCGTTATGGAAGGAAAG AATCCAAAAGTCATTGAGAATTCTGAAGGTGCACGAACTACACCATCTGTGGTTGCCTTCAACCAGAAAGGGGAGCTGCTTGTGGGCACACCGGCCAAGCGTCAGGCTGTAACAAACccaacaaacacactctctGGTATCAAGCGTCTGATTGGTAGGCGCTTTGATGATGCTCAAACCCAAAAAGAGATGAAGATGGTTCCTTTCAAGATTGTTAAGGCTCCAAATGGAGATGCGTGGGTTGAAGCTAATGGGCAGCAGTATTCCCCTAGCCAAATTGGTGCTTTTGTTCTCACCAAGATGAAGGAAACTGCAGAATCTTATCTTGGAAAAACACTTACTCAGGCTGTAATTACTGTTCCGGCTTACTTCAATGATGCTCAAAGGCAGGCAACAAAAGATGCTGGTAGAATTGCAGGTCTTGAGGTGTTGAGAATCATCAATGAGCCCACTGCTGCTGCGCTGTCATATGGGATGAACAACAAGGAGGGCCTCATTGCTGTTTTTGACCTTGGTGGTGGAACATTTGATGTTTCCATCTTAGAAATTTCTAATGGTGTTTTTGAG GTGAAAGCAACAAATGGTGACACTTTCTTGGGAGGAGAGGACTTTGACAATGCCTTATTAGACTTTCTGGTGAATGAATTTAAGAGGACCGAGAGTATTGACCTTTCTAAGGATAAACTTGCCTTGCAAAGGCTTCGCGAAGCTGCTGAGAAAGCTAAGATAGAATTGTCCTCTACATCTCAGACAGAGATAAACCTTCCTTTCATCACTGCTGATGCATCTGGTGCTAAGCATTTGAACATAACATTGACTAGATCTAAGTTTGAGGCTCTAGTAAATGACTTGATTGAAAGGACTAGGGCTCCATGTCTGAGCTGTTTGAAGGATGCAAACATATCTACCAAGGATGTTGATGAAGTTCTTCTTGTTGGAGGGATGACCCGGGTTCCTAAAGTCCAAGAGGTGGTTTCAGCGATCTTTGGAAAGTCTCCCAGTAAAGGAGTAAATCCTGACGAGGCAGTTGCCATGGGGGCAGCACTCCAGGGTGGTATCCTAAGGGGTGATGTTAAAGAGCTACTGCTCTTGGATGTAACACCACTCTCTCTAGGTATTGAGACTCTGGGTGGCATCTTTACAAGGTTAATCAACCGTAACACTACTATTCCTACCAAAAAAAGTCAG GTCTTTTCAACAGCAGCTGACAATCAAACACAAGTAGGTATTAAAGTGTTACAGGGTGAGCGTCAAATGGCTTCGGACAACAAAATGCTTGGAGAATTTGAGCTTGTCGGCATTCCTCCTTCCCCTAGAGGTATGCCTCAAATTGAGGTCACCTTTGACATTGATGCTAATGGCATTGTTACTGTATCTGCCAAAGACAAATCCACTGGTAAAGAACAACAAATCACTATTAGGTCGTCTGGTGGACTATCCGACGATGAGATCGAAAAGATGGTGAAAGAAGCAGAACTACATGCTCAGAAAGACGAAGAACGAAAGGCTTTAATTGATGTCAGAAATAGTGCGGACACGTCCATCTATAGCATTGAGAAGAGTTTGGCTGAATATAAAGAAAAGATTCCTAGTGAAGTGGCCAAGGAGATCGAAACTGCGGTTTCAGATTTGAGAAGTGCAATGGCAGGGGACGACGTGGATGAAATTAAGTCCAAGCTAAATGCTGCCAACAAAGCCGTGTCTAAAATCGGGGAGCACATGGGTGGTGGTGGTTCAAGTGGCGGTCCCTCTTCTGGTGGTGGTTCTGAGGGTGGAGACCAGGCTCCTGAGGCAGAATATGAAGAGGTGAAGAAGTGA
- the LOC123905966 gene encoding rDNA transcriptional regulator pol5-like has product MGSTTKNKRNNSVSDEHEESNKDSHEKPLNKKPKTTTDSSTTPTMETHKKSKAFDKNRRKDKLKSKLESKSKSEPVDLDSKPTADSTSGGTSGGDSPPEFHISVFKDLAVVDDSARSAAAKQMVTELKAVQNAYGVQDMDIDDGGFKLEAEKNDGLDECAPSVRYAVRRLIRGVSSSRECARQGFASGLAVLVGAIDKIRIGSFLKLVVDLLEVTSSMKGQEAKDCLLGRLFAYGALVRSGRLIHEWSMDKNTPYIKEFVGILISLASKKRYLQEPAVSIILELVEKLPVEAIASHVIEAPGLDKWFESAAGVGNPDALFLALKVREKISIDSSIYGKLLPNPFSSSQLFSADHLSSLSNCLKESTFCQPRVHSVWPVLINNLIPNTVSQLEDVASASNSLKKHKKSRKSCSSDEEIAKNLKSFCEIIIEGSLLFSSHDRKHLAFEVMSLLLQKLSASLIPVVLSNKVVQCLMDILSNNNTWLKKVGLEFLKQLTDWVGDDDVKRVAVIVAIQKHSNGKFDCIAKTKHVKNLMSRFKTEAGCMLFVQNLMNLFVDEDNTLEEPSDQSQTTDENSEIGSIEDKDSPRTNGNSDLLKRWVIESLPGILKFDKRDHGEMFRVQKEIMKFLAVQGLFTASLGTEVTSFELDEKFRWPKSPTSNALCKMCIEQLQLLLANAHKVESMANANSLEPNDLGSYFMKFFSTLCNIPSVSLFRSLDDEDEKAVKNLQAMEAKLSIEERSHDCSDDANRDRALRYLLIQLLLQVLLCPREYSEAASELIICCKKTFSTSDIPESSGEDVTEVGDAPELMDVLVDTLLSLLPQSSAPMRSAIDQVFKCFCNDITDDGLGRMLRVIKKNLKPARHPDAASADEDDDDEDDDLFNIEDEEIDQAETGETGDSDGQTDDSESVFEAEETGQDHHEDSDDSDSGMDDDAMFRMDTYLAQIFKEKKNQAGSETAHSQLLLFKFRILSLLEIFLRENAGKPQVLTVYSHLARAFVNPHTAEVSEQLSQRILGILQKKILKGKAACPKGDEIQLSTLESLLERNLKLASRPFKKQKSATASKQKSALNRHKTVSSFAQKSTLWILRIVDARNFTVSERQRIVQVFQKTVADYLDSKKSQIKAGFLKEIIQRRPWIGHGLFGFLLERCGSAKSDFRRVETLDLVMNILKSLATSGGEVQNASKKIVKNHLDKLSHSMKELVTNMPSKPARRTAVLKFCVEVFKIMAKYNLTKYLLKTLAPDAQAALKAQLGEKFVSLKKLEK; this is encoded by the exons ATGGGTAGTACCACAAAAAACAAACGCAACAATTCCGTTTCCGACGAACACGAAGAATCCAACAAAGATTCTCACGAAAAACCTCTCAACAAAAAACCTAAAACCACCACCGATTCTTCCACCACACCAACAATGGAAACTCATAAAAAGAGTAAAGCTTTCGACAAAAACAGGCGTAAGGAcaaattgaaatcaaaattAGAATCCAAATCGAAATCCGAACCGGTTGATTTGGATTCCAAACCTACTGCGGATTCGACTAGTGGTGGTACTAGTGGAGGTGATTCTCCTCCGGAGTTTCACATTAGTGTGTTTAAGGATTTAGCTGTGGTTGATGATTCGGCTAGGTCAGCAGCTGCTAAACAAATGGTGACGGAGTTGAAGGCTGTTCAGAATGCTTATGGTGTTCAAGATATGGATATTGATGATGGTGGTTTTAAGCTTGAAGCTGAGAAAAATGATGGATTGGATGAATGCGCACCATCTGTTCGATATGCTGTTCGTAGGCTTATTCGCGGTGTTTCTTCTTCAAGAGAG TGCGCGCGACAAGGTTTTGCTTCAGGCTTAGCAGTTTTAGTTGGTGCTATCGACAAAATCAGGATCGGCTCATTCCTTAAGCTCGTAGTAGATTTATTGGAAGTAACTTCATCAATGAAGGGTCAG GAAGCAAAAGATTGTCTTCTGGGTCGCTTATTTGCTTATGGTGCTCTGGTTCGATCAGGAAGACTTATCCACGAATGGAGCATGGATAAAAATACCCCATACATAAAAGAATTTGTTGGTATACTTATCTCCCTTGCAAGTAAGAAGCGATACTTGCAAGAGCCTGCCGTCTCAATAATTTTAGAATTGGTTGAAAAG TTGCCTGTTGAAGCAATAGCAAGTCATGTTATTGAAGCTCCTGGACTCGACAAGTGGTTTGAATCTGCTGCAGGAGTAGGAAATCCTGATGCTCTATTCCTTGCTCTAAAAGTTCGAGAGAAAATTTCTATCGACAGCTCCATATACGGGAAACTACTGCCAAATCCGTTCAGCTCTAGCCAGCTCTTCTCTGCCGATCACCTGTCCTCCCTGAGTAATTGTTTGAAG GAATCAACCTTCTGTCAGCCCCGTGTTCATAGTGTTTGGCCGGTTTTGATAAATAATCTCATACCCAATACTGTTTCACAATTGGAAGATGTGGCATCAGCTTCAAATTCATTAAAGAAACATAAGAAGAGTAGAAAATCTTGCTCTTCTGATGAAGAAATTGCGAAGAATCTCAAGTCTTTTTGTGAAATTATTATTGAAGGATCCCTTCTCTTCTCATCTCATGACCGTAAGCACTTAGCTTTCGAAGTTATGTCTCTTCTTCTACAAAAGCTGTCTGCATCTTTAATTCCAGTTGTTCTGTCAAACAAAGTCGTTCAGTGCCTGATGGATATACTATCAAATAATAACACATGGCTGAAGAAAGTTGGACTAGAGTTTCTTAAACAATTGACAGATTGGGTGGGGGACGATGATGTCAAAAGAGTTGCTGTTATAGTGGCTATACAGAAGCACAGCAATGGAAAATTTGATTGTATCGCAAAGACAAAGCATGTTAAAAATTTGATGTCACGGTTCAAAACAGAAGCTGGTTGCATGCTTTTTGTGCAAAACTTGATGAACCTGTTTGTCGATGAAGATAATACCTTGGAAGAACCTTCGGATCAGAGTCAAACAACAGATGAAAATTCTGAAATAGGCTCTATTGAGGATAAAGATTCTCCTAGGACTAATGGTAATTCAGACTTATTGAAGAGATGGGTTATAGAATCCCTTCCTGGTATTTTGAAATTCGATAAGCGGGACCACGGGGAGATGTTCCGAGTACAAaaagaaataatgaaatttCTGGCTGTTCAGGGTCTGTTTACTGCATCTCTTGGCACTGAGGTGACTTCATTTGAGTTGGACGAGAAATTTAGGTGGCCCAAATCTCCCACATCAAATGCTCTTTGCAAGATGTGTATTGAACAGCTGCAGTTGTTGTTGGCTAATGCTCATAAGGTAGAGAGCATGGCTAATGCTAATAGCCTTGAGCCTAATGATCTGGGTTCGTACTTCATGAAGTTCTTCAGCACCTTATGCAATATTCCTTCAGTTTCCCTCTTCCGGTCTTTAGATGATGAGGATGAAAAAGCAGTGAAAAATTTGCAAGCAATGGAAGCTAAATTATCAATAGAG GAAAGGAGCCACGACTGCAGTGATGATGCAAATAGAGATCGTGCACTGAGATACTTGCTTATCCAGTTGCTCTTGCAAGTCCTTCTTTGTCCAAGGGAGTACTCAGAAGCTGCGTCTGAACTCATCATCTGTTGTAAGAAAACATTTTCTACTTCTGATATTCCTGAGTCCTCTGGAGAAGATGTCACAGAGGTTGGTGATGCACCTGAGTTGATGGATGTTCTTGTGGATACATTGCTCTCTCTGCTTCCACAGTCATCGGCTCCTATGCGGTCTGCTATTGATCAG GTGTTCAAATGTTTTTGTAATGATATCACGGATGATGGGCTGGGGCGGATGTTACGAGTcataaagaaaaatttaaagcCAGCAAGACATCCAGATGCGGCTAGTGCAGATGAAGATGACGACGATGAAGATGATGACTTATTCAatattgaagatgaagaaattgatcAAGCAGAGACTGGTGAAACAGGTGATAGCGATGGGCAGACTGATGACTCTGAGTCTGTATTTGAGGCAGAAGAAACTGGTCAGGACCATCATGAAGATTCTGATGATTCAGATAGTGGGATGGATGATGATGCAATGTTCAGGATGGATACATATCTTGCTCAGATtttcaaagaaaagaaaaatcagGCTGGAAGTGAAACCGCTCATTCCCAACTTTTGTTGTTCAAATTCCGTATCCTTTCATTATTGGAAATTTTCCTACGTGAAAATGCAG GCAAGCCTCAGGTTCTTACTGTGTACTCACATTTGGCTAGGGCCTTTGTTAACCCACATACTGCTGAAGTTAGTGAGCAGCTGAGTCAGCGTATATTGGGAATATTGCAAAAGAAAATACTTAAAGGAAAGGCGGCCTGTCCAAAGGGTGACGAAATCCAATTATCGACGCTTGAATCTCTGTTGGAGAGAAATTTGAAATTAGCATCAAGACCATTTAAAAAGCAAAAGTCTGCAACTGCCTCAAAGCAAAAGTCTGCCTTGAACCGACACAAAACGGTTTCTTCCTTTGCACAAAAATCAACTTTATGGATTTTGAGAATTGTCGATGCAAGAAATTTCACGGTGTCCGAACGGCAGAGGATTGTTCAAGTTTTCCAGAAAACAGTGGCTGATTATTTAGACAGTAAGAAGTCTCAAATCAAAGCTggatttttaaaagaaataattcaAAGAAGGCCATGGATTGGCCATGGTTTATTTGGCTTTTTGTTGGAGAGATGTGGAAGTGCCAAGTCAGATTTTCGGCGAGTCGAAACCCTTGATTTGGTAATGAACATATTGAAGTCGTTAGCAACCTCGGGTGGTGAAGTGCAGAATGCATCAAAAAAGATTGTTAAAAACCATTTGGATAAACTCTCTCATTCTATGAAAGAGTTGGTGACAAATATGCCAAGTAAACCGGCAAGAAGGACAGCTGTACTCAAGTTTTGTGTCGAGGTCTTCAAGATCATGGCTAAATACAACCTCACCAAGTATCTTCTTAAAACATTGGCACCTGATGCTCAAGCTGCCCTCAAAGCACAACTTGGTGAGAAATTTGTTAGTTTGAAGAAGCTGGAAAAATGA